AACATCATTACTTAGAAGAGAAACATGAGTCTTTGATTTCCTTGTCTTTGCTGGATGAGGCTGTGGATTCTGCTGAATCTAGCAATGTCTGAGTAACACTTAAGCCTAGCTGTTTCCACATACGGGCCAGGTGTTGTGAGGTCCCAAACAACAGTACCTCCTAAGCTCTCATCAGTTGTGTTTCCATCATGGATTAGAATCCACACAGAATTCATTATGTCTATAATTAAATGAAGAAAGCCCTTCTGATGTCAGGATATTAGTGAAGCAACTGTTCGTCTTGGCAGCTCCTCTTTTAACTTTTGGATTGCCTGATCCCTCCTGGGAACCAACCTAAGAAAGTACTATTTGAAGTAGCAGTTGTTCCTGCAGTGTGATGTCAGTGCATTTCTAATTACAGTCCAGATAGTTTTGAGCGTGAGTAACTAGACAAGAGGCCAGGTCAGCACTTTGGCTTGCCAGGTCAGACTTATTTTCCTCCCACTTCTTTCCAATAATAGTTTCTCATATATACCTGAAATAGTACAGAGCATTCATCTTTCCAACTCTAAGAACCACTCCTAAGTTCAATTTCAAGCTATGTGTTGGGAAGCCAAACTTCCTTAGCCAAAAAGAGGCACTATCTTCTAATTATGACATTTCAATTAAGTGCCCACTGTACCATCATCTAGATTTTCAGCAGAACCATATTCTAACTCAGCAACTCTTATTACTTATGTGACTGAGCTAGTTCTTTGTATTTGTGCTGAGTCACCACAGAGgtgatattttcaataattttgtgaTCCAAACTCTGAAAGAGATGAAaattttgtgttgcttttttccaaaataataaatttttcatcaaaagaacaaaaattagttGTAATATTATTTAGATGCAATATTTTGGGGCTTTACTGCTGGTTATGATAGAGTAGAATCAACCATAAAGTAGAATATGAAAAGAAGGTTAACAAAGGAAGCAAATAAACAAGTGTTatgaaaaaaaagagtgatgaaTTCCGACAAgccattccattttctttattatcatGACATTAGGAAGCAGCACTAAATGTAAGGGTCTGTCACAACCCTCAAATCTGAATGTTTTATTATAAGTCAGCCACTTAAAATAGTACCAACCTGAGAACTAGTGAACAAACAGCCCAGCATCCATTTGATAAGTGAAATATACAAGCTGTGTCATACAATGGACAGGGCTGCCTGCTAAGGTATTGGGCATACTTGGacccaaatcccagctctgccatttacgaGCTACTGAACTTTTAGCAAGTGATCTCTTCTAACTCTCAGTTTTCTTACTGATAAAATcgatattttataaaattatcaagTAGGACTATGGTAAGACTATACAAGACAAGATAGATAAAACACACTGCATAATGCCTTTCACTCGAAAAACACtaaatagtaattttaataaCGACTACTGTGATTCTTAACagaatgattttaaattattctcaaaTTCAAGAGGTGCTTATGACCTTATCTTTAAGGAGAGGCATCTAGtccattttctgaaataatttaatgaatattttgggggaaaatcATGTATATTTGCAGATTTAGAAAATACTATGAGAGTTATGGTTGAACTAACCGGTAATGCCTTTTCCAATATCCAATTACTCAttcaagtatttactgagctcttACAAAATACTCATCATTCAATTACTTAACAATTCAAGCAGTTGAGTTCTTCTAATTGGACAACTTACATCGCCTGATTGTGTTGGTAGGATTTGCGCTCCATGGATGCAAGTGTAAAATAAGAAcctatgttttatttctaaacattatAAAGAACATAAAAGTGGAAAATCATTCAAATTCAAACACTGTATACAGTGTTTAAAACAGAGTACTTTCTctgattactttaaaaattatttataaataggtCTGCTCTCTGGAATACTCTTTggatatatgttataaatatttgaCTTTTATGCTCAACATTTTTCAATATAGATTTCCATTAAGGATTACTTTGTAACTAAGCTTTTTTATATATTCAGTGCACTGGTATTCACTGAACagcatttctgttttaatttgaaagattttttttaaatttgaaggaGAGTTTACATACAGTAAAGCATATACATTTTACGTATATAGTTCGGTGAATCTTTACAAATGTAACCACCACCCATATCATGCCCAATGCTCCATTGTTTTGTCCTCTTCTAGTCAAGACCACTAAAAGGTACCTTTACCCTAACCTCTATCATCATAGATTAGTTGTATCTGTTTTAaacttcatataaacagaattatataGTATGCACTCATATAATTGCTGCCTTTAAgcacttattttatttgtttaaattttaccCAAGCAGAATAAGGGTAACAATGTCCTCTTTACTTAGCTTGTCATAATATCCAtattttaaagcataataataagaGAACTCTACCAAATCTGATGCATACTTCTGGGCATAAATGatctaaaatacatttaaaatgaccCCAAAGTAGATTTAAAGAAACATGACTCACATTTTTATGATACTATTAGCATTCACAACATCCTACAGCAATCTACCTGCTACCATTTAATATCTCCCTCAAATTTTTAAGCTTTGAAAGAGTGTGTATCTATTATCTACTCGCAAACAATCTGTGAAGTAGGCTGGCATTAGTTCACAATATATTAGTAGTCTGATTAGGTGGTTTCCCAATTCACAaccttagaaaataaaacagaacattgatggtgttattttacttttaacatcTATTAATATGTAAAGTCCCACCTGGAATTTAGTTCTTCAGATTCCAAACCATGTTCTGTTTACACACAAAATACATATAATCATGTGGCAAGAAAGGAATCTGAGAGTGCATGGTACCCATTCCAGTATTCAAGTAGAACTACATGGAATCCATGCTCAGGGAGAAGACCAAAAGCCTTGCAATTTTCTGAAGAGCTCTTAAGCAACTGGccaaaattttgttttccaaagctAATTAGAACATTTTAAGACTTACGTATTCAGCAAAGGCCGTGTAAATTTACCTATTCCTATACTTACGAATAATGAATAATAGCAAAGGAACTAGGCCACAAAATTATAGAGAAGTACACAACAAAAAAGTGTAAGATTTTTGCatactgtttttttaataaaccaaaatactttaaaaatgtaaaaataatttattctgaatTACATCAaatatgcttatatattttttgagagcaCAGTTTGCACAGCAACTTCTAATAGGTTTACTAACTccataataaaacaaaacctgaATATCTATTGTAAGGCCTAATTTTCAGTACATATTTATAGGAGTTAATTCTGCAACCAGTGTAGCTGGGGAAGGAGTATAGAATGTGGTCAACGACTACTGTCAGGTACTAATGTGTCTCAGAGTCCTGATTTTCACAATGCAGCTAAGAATGACAGAAATATTATACAGTGCCAGTTCTTTCTATAGTCAGTCAGGATAACTATACTTTTAATAATCAATTTAATTCACATTTAATGATATCCAAAACTGAACATATCAGtgacatgtacatatatatatatatacaattttatgctGAAAAATATAATCTACATATGATAACTAAAATAACAGCTTGCTTGAATTTTTAAAGCCAAATATATTACCTATCTTACCTGCAGCATATGTGTAAATAACTTTAATGTATAAGAGAGTCTCAAAGACAAGTTATAAATTGAATAAACCTTTTTTATACTAAAGCTATTAAAACTTTTCCTATTTGACAGATAACGTACTATAAACTTCAAAGTAAATGGTATCTTCAATAAGCTATTAATACAGTCAAAATCATTGCTTAAATATAAAATTGGGATGGAAGACAGATACTAGTTTATGTGGAAAGTGCAAGTATAGTTTCCACATATACTTTTGTGTTAAGTGCTTGCCAAATCACAAAATTCTCACAATgtgatttttaacatattttgagtAACAGCTAGACATGGGTAACATTAGAACACAGCTGCATACAACAGAAACAGAGGCTCGTTGTCTTTATAAACTGCAACTTTAGGCAGGAAATGGATCATTATTATACTAAAATTCCTTTTAGACAAGAAAGAAGAAGTTCTATACATTCAAAGTACCCCTAAAGAAAATAGCGTCCGTGGAAATAGTGAGTGAGGTAATAGTAACAAAAATAACACATGGACACTTACaaaatgcttactatgtgccaggcactaatcGAAGAGATTCACATGAAGTCACCTGCTTCATTTTCTTAAGAGCACTAAGAAGTAAGTAGTATTCTCATCCCAATTTCACAGATAACACAACTGAGGAATAGAAAGTTTGAGTGTGCCACTTGAAACCAGGCAGTCTGGCCCAAGCGTCTGTATAGTTTAACCTCTACATTACAACTGCATCTCAGAATaggaaaacaaaatctcaaaataacatatttgaatttatttgtgGCATTTTAGAATAGTAACTCAGTTTTGATTATTACCTCAtagtcaaaataaactttttaacaAACAGATGCCTTTCACTGTCATACTTTAagagtttcccagaatgcttcctCTAGATCAAAACTATTGATGAGTTTCTGTGACTCAGAGCTTTCTCaacacaggtgatccaccttttCCTACAATGGCAGACTTCAAACAAAACTCTGGCAAAatctcttaatcatttttaaccaGTATCCACTTATATAATAACTACTTAAATGAAAACAATCTTACAAAGATTATAAGCCCCTATAAAATATTTTCCGTTATTGTAGTAGTTACAATGTTGATtcaaacaacaaatttattttgtcaCTAGAACATGTACTTGGGGGTATACTACAAAGTATGGCACTGTATTTGGGGTATGCTATAAAGTGTGGCACTGCCACTGGGTTCCAAAGACCCATAAATTCAATGGGTGTATCTGCAGGAAACCACACTACAATCCACATAAAGGGTTCAGGTAATGCTTTTCACAGGTAGAACCAAAGTGTTCTGAACAGTCAACGGCCTTACATTTCTACACCTAACCAAACCCATGACAACTTTAACTTCCTTCAAGAAAGAATTGTATTTTTCCCCTAGTTTAAGCTACAGCTTACTGTGGGTGCTTAACAAATGATGTTGactgacaaacagaaaataatgtttcctctttttccctGGCCCCCTTTCAATCTGTTCTCTACACTGTAGCTAGAGTGACATTTTGGAAATATAAATGTGATAATGCCATCTTCCTCCCTACCATCCACACTACTCTCTTTCCATTACTATTTTATCACTTTTACAGTAAAGACGAAAATACTTGACATGGTCCAGAAGGCTGTGCACTGCCTGACCCCACTCCTCTCAAGTATGGAGTTAGAGCTCCATGCTTAAGGCATTCTCTCCGTGGCTTGAACATGCTGTGCCATCTCCTGCATCAGAATTCTGTTCCTCTGGGCTTTACCTGATTATTAATACTTTTCCTCTGCCTTAATTTGGTTAattctttctcactttttcaGATTTCAGTTTAATAATCACTTTTTATTACGTCAGCTGACACTATTTTAAGTTTTCATAGTATCATGCACCCAACCTTCAAAATACATACCACAATTTgaagcttcattttttaaagtcaatatgCCTTCTCACTAGAATATGGGGTCTATGAAAGTAATAATTATTTCTGCACTATCATTTTATTGCATAAGCCTAGTACTCTGGTACACAAAACAATCAGTACTTgctgaataaagaaattaataaacaaatgaaggaatgaacaaatgaatgaatgagtgaatgtggTTGCCTATCTGGTCACATTAACAAAGTAATGGAAAGCAGGAGCTTTCTTAAGTCACATCTATCATACTGACATGTTCAGTAACATTAAACAATCAGTAAGCATAAGCCATATGTGTTTATGGCCATTTAAACAGAGAACATGCAAAAAAACTGAAACAGTCCAATGTGGGATTTTAATATACAGGACTCTAAAATGCACGAGAGCTGGGGATCTGGAAATCATAAGAAATGTAACTTAATTTCTTATTGATTATCCttgttattcttgtttttaaactGGATAGCTATGAAATTCACTAAGTCTTTCAAGTTGCTAGGGATCTATGAGGGCTCTTAAGCAGAAATAATGTTCAAGGTCATTTAGATGAGACCATAATAATGGTCCAGGCACTTAGATGAAATGAATATGAAAAAGCTATGTACCCTGTAAGCATTCAACACTCAGGAAAGGTGACATTTTTGCTTAGTTGAGCTCTGAGGCTGACGCTCAGGGTCAAAGAACATAAGTGATGCATAAATTAGTTTTGTTCTATCAgccatttttatatgtttttttttcccttgaataaCACCTGAACCTGAAAATAATCTCAACCCGAATGAACTGGAAATCTTATTTGCCAGACATGAAGAAAAAGGGCTTTGGAACAAATAAAAGTGTTTATGCTCTTATCCAGGTTCTGCCACTAACCTGGTCATGACACATAACCTTTCCTGGATTCCCTATcgatacataaataaataaaacttgctAGGCTCAAACACAAAGCCAGGATGAAATTGAGctcattcaataaaaatattctggaaattcATAGGTGCATAAGTTGTTTCAAGGCACTCTTGGctggaggctgggggagagataatatttttattatcttattacAGTCTTACTTTTTAGTAGttcttactgtattttaaatatgaaggcAGCTGAATGGtgttaaagttttaaaagtattatagTTGGGACCAGAGGTAAGCTgaatttatgtttaatatttacttgtctgtttttttccctaaattttcTCTTAATGAAgtgaacttatttattttaaaattagtttttatgaAGAACATGGCAAACAATGTAAATACCGGCTACAGGCAGAGCTCTGTTGATATTTCATCTGAATAGAAATCATCTATCCCTAGCCATTAATACATGATCTGTATTGGGAGAGGCATCCATTCTCAATTAATTATTCAATAGTCACTCGACACACATGAAATAGGGAAAATAAGCAAAATGGAGCCAATCCTTGTAGGAAGACTGACTCTGCCTTTATCACCCCATCTCCCAATTCTGTGATACTCAAAAGAATCCaaccttttgttttccttctacgTTTAGTGGTGATCTTTTGCACTCCGTTTTCAGTTCAAATTTTCAAAGTGACTCAATGCTTCAGAAGAATCCTAATGGATTTGCTATTCTGAGTTGAATTATCCTATGTAGCAGGCACTATACTGTTCAATTATGCATCTTGGTAATTCCAAATTCTTTATCTTATAGAAAGAGCTAtccatttgcaaaataaaatgcatttcagaTACATCTAATTCTGCTTCTCTTTAACAAATTACTTTTTGCACTCTTAACTGTTCCTGATTATGCATGATCTCTGAATCCCTACAttaaaaatgcatagaaaaataaaaattttcatttaaaacaccCTCCCACACAGTACAAGCTGTCATTGTGTCATATTTGTTTCCTAATTTAAGGAAGGAAGCTACATTTCATGTGTCCTTCATTAAATTGCCTTCTCTGTATTTTAAAGTGGCATTAGGATACTTAAGGCAATTTTCCCATAAgataatgttcatttttaaatttgtttctattaATCAGCGCAAAAGTATGCAACTTCAAATTACAGTATGGAAATTATCATATCTACCTAGCATATTATTCATGATTCACAAGTAGAtttgctgaagaaaaaaagtatcttttttattttgtaaaacataACTGTAAAGCCTGCTCTCATAACCATAGAAACGTACTGTTAAAGCTGAAGTGCTGTATAGGCCATGGAATACACAGTTTTCTGTAACTACCTAAgacaaaatacaatgaaaaacaaaaacccacatgAAGACAGAGCGCAACCAAAtagccctttctttcttcccctcctaATCCTGTGAAGGCTACAGAAGTCTCAAGAccaggttttttttcttcctaactaACTCTCCTTGCTGTTTAAACAATTACAAATCTTAtcaagtcttcatttctcttgaagTCAAGTGAGAGAGAACTGCCAACTCTAATAAGATTTACAAAGGCTAGTTGCCCTTAGCAGTGTCAGCAAAAACCAAAGACATTACACAATAAAACGGAGCCACACACAGCTTTTGTCTCTATAGCTTTCAAAATCAGATTTAATAATTCACCTTTTTTTCACCCATTTCATCCATAAATGCCATTTATCCATGTGTTGATTGCCTTGCTTTGACCCATAAGCTATCTACTTTAAATCCTGACATCTGCTACTTAGCCACTGATTCGTCTTTTTCACACCACTCACTCACTTTCTGTTAGAGGCTTTGCTGTATTTATACAACAGTATTTTCGTTGGTCATTGTCATGTAACAGCACCGGCAAAACACACTGAAgactgaattttatttctaaagggGAGAAAATAGAACTTAGGTATGACTTTTGTTGTTTAATGCCACACTGTTTTAAGCCCCAAGAACCACAGAAATTACAACTTGGCCTCCACTACCCAGATAAATGTCATTAGCCAAATATCCTTAGAAAATCTCTTGCAATCCCTTACACGCATCCCTGTTTATTAGTCTGCAGAAGCTTCCCAATCCAGCAACATCTAAATTTCTCTACCACTGTATTTCTCTTGATAAGGCATTTGTTAATTAAGAAATGTTATTTAATCTCTAACATTTTTAAACGTCAGCTGACCTCACACTTCAAGAAACCAcataaatgacaaaattttacttaaatttgaCAAATGTTGGACTTGGATATAACAGTGGAAACCAACATTATTCCAAAAAGCCTAATGAAGAAACTCTTCACATCCTCTCTTCCCCTTTTTCCACAACCAAAAGCAGGTTTTTACCGCTCTATCTGCAAAAGGCAGAGAGCACTGACCGCGAGCCCTGTCTTTCTCGTCCTTTACCACGAGTGACCACAACCACGTGGGGATTATCAACCACCGCCGTGGTATACCTCTCCTGTGCTTCATTTCTCATCAAACACATGCCCAATCTTCTAGATGCTTGTTTCCATCTTAAGGGCAAAGTCTGTGTGTTACAGACATAGAAGTGGTAGAAACAAGTACAGTGGTCATACAGGTGGGCCGCGGTCCAATATAGGGCCCAACCTGCCAAGGAAGCCGAGGAATAAGAAGAGGCCATTGTATTTGCCACTTGGAAGGGAGTAGTGTTGGTAGAAAGGCCTCCAGAAGGAACTCAAACTTGGATGTGGGGGCTGCCAATCCTTACGAGGATGTCAAGGGAGAGGCTGTGGAGGTGGTAAGGTAAAGAGGCCCCCAGAAACAACGCCCTTCCCCCGAAGCGAACTGCCACACGTTTGGCCAGCTTAGGAAGACCCCATGCACCAGCCCGGTCCCCTCCTCCCCGCGCCCTGCCCAGGCCCCGGCCCCCGTGGGTCGGGCGTCGGGCCTTACCTTGGCTGCAGTCCTTGCCGCGGAAGCCGGTTCGCGAGCAGTCGCACACGGCCTGGTCGTCCACCACGGAGCACACGCCTCCGTTGAGGCACACCCCGCCCTCGCCCTCCTCGCCCGCCTCGCACGGGCTTCCCCCGCCGCTGTTGGGCGGCTCATCGTCCAGCTTCACCTCGCCACTGTCCACGGGCAGGACCTGAGAGGAGTTGACCCTCACGTCGCGAATCCACCCCTTGAAGGGTTCCCGCTCCCTCACCGAGGCCAGGGTGAGCTTGAGCGCCGCGGCGCGCAGTTCCGGGGGCAGCCCCCCGACGAAAAGGCCGCTGAACACCGTCATGTCCCTGCGCTTGGACTTAACCTCCACCCACTTGGCCTCCACCTGGTCGATGAAGAGCGTGGTGTTGCGGAACTGGCGGCGGATGCGCACGCTGTGCCAGGCGCCGTCGTTAACCGGCGTGTCGGCCAGGAGCGTCGCAGGCTCAGCGCAGAAGATAGAGAAGCTGAGCTGGAGGCGGCCGCCGCGCGTCAGAATCAGCTCCAGGAAGTCGCAGAAGCCCTCGTCGTCGAAGTAGAGCACGAGGCCGCGGGCGCTGCGCGTCTTGAGCTGGAAGCTCATCTCGCTCTCGCAGCAGGCGTTCCACTTGGGGAAGCGCGTCCATTGGCCCTCGGCGCCCGGAAACTCCAGCCCGCTGCCCAGCTCCGCCCAGCAGCCCAGGAGCAGCAGCGAGAGGCACAGAAGAAAACAGCCCCCGCGCTGGAGCAGCGCCGTCCCCATGCTCGGGGCTGGGGTGCGGCGGGGGGGTGCCGGGGCCGACAGGGTCAAAATGGTCCTGGACACCGTGACGAAGAAATAAGGGTCCCGAGAGACAGAAAGGTAAGGGGAATGGCGGGAGTGGGAGGGATGTGCCCTCCTTtatctagttctttttttcttcttcttcttcctattACCCCGCCCTCTCTCCCTGTAGTCCTCTTCCAACTGGAAAACGTTGACCCCAGTGGTACAGGGTAGCCACAGAACTTCCAGACCAAAGGGGGGATGCACTTTGGAGGCAACGTTCTGGAAAAGGCTTCAACAAAAGATCAAGGGAAAGCACTGACCCATTTGAGTCTGATTAACTAATTTAAGAGCATCTGCGGTGTCAACAGATACTTAACTCCTCAAATCCCATTATCTGCCAGGTTCCACCAGTGGTACCAGGCCAAAAGGAAGCAGTGAGAGtcagtaaaaagaaaacacttttctcAAGAATGTACAGGAAGCCAGCAGTGAGCCAGTATCCTTGGATGCTTGTGAATGCCTCAAGTGTGTCTCCTTTAGATGTGGTGTCTTAAAGCAGAATGGAGAAAGGGATGCTTGCCTCTTTAGGGCACCACTTCTTAACCCGAGGATAGCTTCAAAGGCCTGCTTCTTCTGTCATAGCATGGGCTTCAGCACCGCTGCAGCCAAAGCCTAATTCCTTGTGCATGGTCTCACAAGTTGGATTTTACTTCTCTTTTCAGCTACGGCAACAGTAGGACTCAAACCCAGCAGTTGCGAAATAGCCAGAAGCTGTTAGATGTGGAACTCGCAACAgctcctcttctctctgcctctgcagGGCCAAGCTAAGACGCCAGCACATCAATTGGTTGTGTGTTGGTGATGCATTTTGGTTTTATCTTGTCTTTTTTAAGGACTCAGACGTCTGCAGAGAATTAAAGTCAAAATTAAGGTCTAAAGTCaatatagtattatataaatCATTATTCAGCTCATAACACAGATGTAGACCTGGTCCTATTAGTAAGGCAAAGGGTTAACTTTCTTGTATGGAGCTTTTGTTATCCTCACTACAAGTGAGTCCTAATATTTTCTAATAGTTAATATCACACTTTTACAGTCAGCCATGACACCCTTGTAGTTTATTATAACTGTTAGTTGGTAACCCGaagttttaaagagaaatttgATTATGgttatccttttctttttgcaagatagtttaatttttaaaatatgtgagagAAAACATACTTTTAAGGATTTTACCTATGTTGTGTGCTTGTTCTGTGGACAGTAAAAATACAACCTATTCAAATCTCAGTTAAGAGATTTTACAATTGGCAAATTAGATTAAACTGTTGGCAGGAAGCTGCCAGCTTAGACTTGTATAGCAttcctgccattttatttttcttggaaggAATATTGATGGTTTCTTGGTAGTCTCTTGCAAAATTTCACACAAGTATAGTTCTCCTTTATATTAATGAATAATCTGTTGTAAAAGAAAACCACTAATTGGAGCCAGATTTATATTTTTGGCATTGTCTCAATTGCCCTAATATTAACTTCTCTA
This Nomascus leucogenys isolate Asia chromosome 14, Asia_NLE_v1, whole genome shotgun sequence DNA region includes the following protein-coding sequences:
- the NRXN1 gene encoding neurexin-1 isoform X33, which encodes MGTALLQRGGCFLLCLSLLLLGCWAELGSGLEFPGAEGQWTRFPKWNACCESEMSFQLKTRSARGLVLYFDDEGFCDFLELILTRGGRLQLSFSIFCAEPATLLADTPVNDGAWHSVRIRRQFRNTTLFIDQVEAKWVEVKSKRRDMTVFSGLFVGGLPPELRAAALKLTLASVREREPFKGWIRDVRVNSSQVLPVDSGEVKLDDEPPNSGGGSPCEAGEEGEGGVCLNGGVCSVVDDQAVCDCSRTGFRGKDCSQDNNVEGLAHLMMGDQGKSKD
- the NRXN1 gene encoding neurexin-1 isoform X32; translation: MGTALLQRGGCFLLCLSLLLLGCWAELGSGLEFPGAEGQWTRFPKWNACCESEMSFQLKTRSARGLVLYFDDEGFCDFLELILTRGGRLQLSFSIFCAEPATLLADTPVNDGAWHSVRIRRQFRNTTLFIDQVEAKWVEVKSKRRDMTVFSGLFVGGLPPELRAAALKLTLASVREREPFKGWIRDVRVNSSQVLPVDSGEVKLDDEPPNSGGGSPCEAGEEGEGGVCLNGGVCSVVDDQAVCDCSRTGFRGKDCSQEDNNVEGLAHLMMGDQGKSKD
- the NRXN1 gene encoding neurexin-1 isoform X39 gives rise to the protein MGTALLQRGGCFLLCLSLLLLGCWAELGSGLEFPGAEGQWTRFPKWNACCESEMSFQLKTRSARGLVLYFDDEGFCDFLELILTRGGRLQLSFSIFCAEPATLLADTPVNDGAWHSVRIRRQFRNTTLFIDQVEAKWVEVKSKRRDMTVFSGLFVGGLPPELRAAALKLTLASVREREPFKGWIRDVRVNSSQVLPVDSGEVKLDDEPPNSGGGSPCEAGEEGEGGVCLNGGVCSVVDDQAVCDCSRTGFRGKDCSQEDNNVEGLAHLMMGDQGKSKELMLILLCSITTQGLETVKSLIMCT
- the NRXN1 gene encoding neurexin-1 isoform X31; this encodes MGTALLQRGGCFLLCLSLLLLGCWAELGSGLEFPGAEGQWTRFPKWNACCESEMSFQLKTRSARGLVLYFDDEGFCDFLELILTRGGRLQLSFSIFCAEPATLLADTPVNDGAWHSVRIRRQFRNTTLFIDQVEAKWVEVKSKRRDMTVFSGLFVGGLPPELRAAALKLTLASVREREPFKGWIRDVRVNSSQVLPVDSGEVKLDDEPPNSGGGSPCEAGEEGEGGVCLNGGVCSVVDDQAVCDCSRTGFRGKDCSQEDNNVEGLAHLMMGDQGKSKASLLPRKSRGLMAYILPLVQLT